A window from Aliamphritea hakodatensis encodes these proteins:
- a CDS encoding YHYH domain-containing protein, with protein sequence MALFTTSIASAHSGGTDSNGCHSGTKAYHCH encoded by the coding sequence ATGGCGCTTTTTACAACATCCATAGCAAGCGCCCACTCAGGCGGAACTGATAGCAACGGATGCCACTCGGGAACCAAGGCATACCACTGCCACTAA
- a CDS encoding RecT family recombinase → MTQQSTHYQPPAVLSNLAQRLNIDAGEMHGIVMNTLIKAKGNNGNQVSNEEFVTFLAIANEYKLNPLTKEIYAFANRGAIQPIVSIDGWLKIINGHPQFDGMEFEDSLDDKGKLSAITCRIFRKDRTRHTEVTEYFNECAGTSDPWKKWPARMLRHKATIQAARYAFGLSGIVDPDEAERIESVQPKDVSPSASEPEAMPFYSADDFEKNFPTWKSAIESEKRTPDQIIAMVSSKAQLTDEQQQQIKQVAA, encoded by the coding sequence ATGACACAGCAATCCACGCATTACCAGCCACCAGCGGTTCTGAGCAACCTTGCGCAGCGTCTGAATATTGATGCCGGTGAAATGCACGGCATCGTTATGAATACATTGATTAAGGCCAAAGGAAACAATGGCAATCAGGTAAGCAACGAAGAGTTTGTAACCTTCTTGGCCATTGCCAACGAATACAAACTGAACCCGCTGACCAAAGAGATTTACGCATTTGCGAACCGGGGCGCTATTCAGCCAATCGTGTCAATCGACGGCTGGCTGAAGATCATCAACGGACACCCTCAGTTCGACGGTATGGAGTTTGAAGACAGTCTTGATGACAAAGGCAAGCTATCTGCCATCACCTGCCGAATCTTCCGTAAAGACCGCACCCGGCACACAGAGGTAACCGAGTATTTCAATGAATGCGCCGGCACATCTGATCCGTGGAAAAAATGGCCAGCCCGTATGCTTCGCCACAAAGCGACCATTCAGGCTGCCCGTTATGCATTCGGCCTGTCCGGAATCGTTGATCCAGATGAAGCGGAGCGCATCGAATCAGTACAGCCGAAGGATGTAAGCCCTTCTGCATCAGAGCCAGAAGCAATGCCCTTCTACTCCGCAGATGACTTCGAGAAGAACTTTCCAACATGGAAATCCGCTATCGAATCAGAAAAGCGGACACCGGACCAAATCATAGCAATGGTCAGCAGCAAAGCTCAGTTAACCGACGAACAGCAACAGCAAATTAAGCAGGTGGCAGCATGA
- a CDS encoding YqaJ viral recombinase family protein, whose product MKILQLIQGSEEWKASRLHYFTASEASIMMACSKSVKRNELLQMKALGTEQEFSSWFQEHVLDKGHAIEALARPIAEKIIGEELYPVTGLTEDEVLLASFDGLNMMGTVAWECKQYNAEKVASIQDGKMPEADRWQVVQQLIVSEAEKCLYMVTDGTEENTYTFWYELQPGDEEQLRAGWDQFATDQANYEHVEEKPVPAGADIENLPALSVNISGEVLASNLPEFEQKATAVINSIKTDLQTDQDFADAEKAVKFCKNAEDQLGRVKEQALASTASINELFKTIDRIKEATRQKRLSVDKLVKERKLAIRSDIVSSGKLALSKHIGDLEKSLEAMFGNKYPVRIPAVNDDFAGAIKGKRTITSLRSAADDLLAASKIEATQHSNLIQKNLTALNEVAESYHHLFSDASTLSLLATEHVQAEIKNRIRDEDDRLEQERETIRLQEEQRIREEQEAAAKQPTTATEEPSPAIAEQSIPVTSTPRFQTPTRRGEPLADAKCLNAAIGSWGVRNIVSASAMAELNEILTKYNVNTAALHDAA is encoded by the coding sequence ATGAAGATTTTACAGTTAATCCAAGGGTCTGAAGAGTGGAAGGCATCACGCCTGCACTACTTCACCGCCTCTGAAGCCAGCATTATGATGGCGTGTTCCAAGAGTGTGAAGCGTAACGAACTGCTTCAGATGAAAGCGCTGGGCACCGAGCAGGAGTTCAGCAGCTGGTTCCAGGAACACGTTCTGGATAAAGGCCACGCAATTGAAGCGCTGGCACGCCCTATCGCTGAAAAAATCATTGGCGAAGAGCTATATCCGGTCACTGGCCTGACGGAAGACGAAGTGCTGCTGGCATCATTCGACGGCCTGAACATGATGGGCACCGTTGCATGGGAATGTAAGCAGTACAACGCTGAAAAGGTTGCCAGCATCCAGGATGGCAAAATGCCAGAGGCGGACCGCTGGCAGGTCGTTCAGCAGCTGATCGTCAGTGAAGCGGAAAAGTGCCTGTACATGGTCACCGATGGTACGGAAGAAAATACCTATACCTTCTGGTATGAACTGCAGCCAGGCGATGAAGAACAGCTGCGCGCCGGCTGGGATCAGTTCGCGACCGATCAAGCCAACTACGAACACGTCGAAGAAAAGCCGGTGCCTGCGGGTGCCGATATCGAAAACCTGCCGGCCCTGTCAGTAAACATCTCCGGCGAAGTGCTGGCCAGCAACCTGCCCGAGTTTGAGCAGAAAGCAACAGCCGTCATCAACAGCATTAAAACGGATCTGCAAACTGATCAGGATTTTGCTGATGCCGAAAAAGCAGTGAAATTCTGCAAAAACGCAGAGGATCAACTGGGCCGGGTGAAAGAGCAGGCGCTGGCAAGTACCGCCAGCATTAACGAGCTGTTCAAAACCATTGATCGCATCAAAGAAGCGACCCGGCAAAAGCGCCTGAGCGTCGACAAGCTGGTGAAAGAGCGAAAGCTTGCTATCCGTAGCGATATTGTTTCAAGCGGTAAGCTGGCCCTGAGCAAGCATATCGGTGATCTGGAAAAATCCCTCGAGGCCATGTTCGGGAATAAATACCCGGTCCGGATACCTGCTGTTAATGATGATTTTGCCGGTGCAATTAAAGGTAAGCGCACCATTACAAGCCTGCGCTCCGCCGCTGATGACCTGCTGGCGGCGTCCAAAATCGAAGCCACCCAACACAGCAACCTGATACAGAAGAACCTGACAGCACTTAATGAAGTAGCTGAAAGCTATCACCATCTGTTCAGCGATGCATCCACCCTGTCCCTGCTGGCTACTGAGCACGTTCAGGCAGAAATCAAAAACCGCATCCGTGACGAAGATGACCGGCTGGAACAAGAGCGTGAAACCATCCGCTTACAGGAAGAACAGCGTATTCGGGAAGAACAGGAAGCAGCTGCTAAACAGCCTACTACAGCTACTGAGGAGCCTTCACCGGCAATTGCTGAGCAGTCTATACCGGTAACCTCTACCCCTCGCTTTCAGACACCCACACGCCGCGGCGAGCCACTGGCTGATGCAAAGTGCCTGAATGCAGCTATCGGTTCCTGGGGAGTTCGTAACATAGTTTCAGCATCTGCCATGGCTGAGCTGAATGAGATCCTCACTAAATACAACGTCAACACTGCTGCACTGCATGATGCAGCCTAA
- the ssb gene encoding single-stranded DNA-binding protein, translated as MARGVNKVILIGNLGNDPDTKYMPSGNAVTNITVATSESWKDKQTGQQQERTEWHRVVFFNRLAEIAGEYLRKGSKIYLEGSLRTRKWQDQSGQDRYTTEIVASEMQMLDGRNDKGGGQQQYQQGGYQQQYQQQAPQQQYQQPPRQQAPAPQPAPGMDDFDDDIPF; from the coding sequence ATGGCTCGCGGCGTAAACAAAGTAATCCTCATCGGTAATCTGGGCAACGACCCAGATACCAAATACATGCCGAGTGGCAACGCCGTAACCAACATCACGGTAGCCACTTCGGAAAGCTGGAAAGACAAGCAAACCGGCCAACAGCAGGAACGTACCGAATGGCACCGTGTGGTGTTCTTTAACCGTCTGGCGGAAATTGCCGGTGAATACCTGCGCAAAGGCTCAAAGATTTACTTGGAAGGCTCTCTACGAACCCGCAAATGGCAGGATCAAAGCGGCCAGGATCGGTACACCACTGAGATTGTTGCCAGTGAAATGCAAATGTTGGATGGCCGTAACGATAAAGGCGGCGGACAACAGCAGTATCAGCAAGGCGGTTATCAGCAGCAATACCAGCAGCAGGCACCGCAGCAGCAGTACCAACAGCCGCCACGGCAACAGGCACCAGCACCACAACCGGCGCCAGGCATGGATGATTTCGACGACGACATACCGTTTTAG
- a CDS encoding DNA translocase FtsK, translated as MNALTDTENSETLITSVETMQADLMGIIVRCCKAMPDVWQKMSQATQDDFLESIDKQTSEAVETCVKHISANGRPFVMATVDQVVFKGGIEAKMKIERTLGEDGAPSGAHELADQTGQKVMIILPGIEEYESDERDKPISEDDQPDLLDSANDPLYDEAVKFVQEERKTTISAVQRDLKIGYNRAARLIEMMEQAGILSAPNENGAREILS; from the coding sequence ATGAATGCACTAACCGATACCGAAAACAGCGAAACCTTAATCACCTCCGTTGAAACAATGCAGGCGGATTTAATGGGTATCATCGTCCGCTGCTGTAAAGCAATGCCTGATGTCTGGCAGAAAATGAGCCAGGCCACTCAGGACGACTTTCTGGAAAGCATCGATAAGCAAACATCTGAAGCTGTTGAAACGTGCGTAAAGCACATCTCTGCTAACGGTCGCCCATTTGTTATGGCAACCGTGGATCAGGTTGTCTTCAAAGGCGGCATTGAAGCCAAGATGAAAATTGAACGTACCCTCGGCGAAGATGGCGCACCATCCGGCGCTCACGAACTGGCTGATCAGACTGGCCAGAAAGTAATGATCATTCTGCCAGGCATCGAAGAATATGAATCTGATGAGCGCGACAAACCGATCTCTGAAGATGATCAGCCGGACCTGCTTGATTCAGCTAATGACCCTCTGTACGACGAAGCAGTGAAGTTCGTACAGGAGGAACGAAAAACAACCATATCTGCTGTTCAGCGTGATTTGAAGATTGGTTACAACCGCGCTGCTCGTCTCATTGAGATGATGGAGCAGGCAGGTATTCTCAGCGCACCAAACGAAAACGGCGCCAGAGAGATTTTAAGCTAA
- a CDS encoding tyrosine-type recombinase/integrase: protein MSPRRNDKAPHLKVVNKPNGRRYFYYRMPNGDLEPLKTDSEQEAIEAANALTTALRASGTLVEKVLNLADNPQPYNPRNPPMMQVIDEYMNNMLAVKLEQGKISQQTFDGKQLVVNEYNTLLGKTPCQQVTTFDLAQHLKSRSGHVQNKHIPLLKELFRYAIAEGYRDNNPATELQPKVAEPRQRKRHTLEGFQKVRTFAPEWIQRTMDIALYSLQRRSDLIAMHRDHVNRANKSIKILQQKTRNYSNPVYIQISMGDALWNAVDSSLSSNIPCPYLVHCRPVRMSAKVRDAKPHPFAVLPDYLSKQFSKARDASGAYDHLPKRERPTLHDIRALGILMYFKAGYSLEYIMALAGHGKVTTTEHYIAGHEQIRPVAVNADLSLDQVNVDEIDWNNTLLPPEIARLVDEGE, encoded by the coding sequence ATGAGTCCACGCCGTAACGACAAGGCCCCTCACCTTAAAGTGGTAAACAAACCTAATGGCCGTAGGTATTTCTATTACAGAATGCCTAACGGCGATCTGGAACCACTTAAAACCGACAGTGAGCAGGAAGCCATTGAGGCAGCCAATGCGCTGACAACGGCGCTAAGGGCTTCAGGCACTCTGGTTGAGAAGGTACTAAACCTTGCTGACAATCCGCAGCCATACAACCCCAGAAACCCGCCGATGATGCAAGTGATCGACGAGTACATGAACAACATGCTTGCCGTAAAACTTGAGCAGGGAAAAATCAGTCAACAGACGTTTGACGGTAAACAACTAGTTGTGAATGAGTACAACACCTTGTTAGGTAAAACCCCCTGCCAGCAGGTAACGACTTTCGACCTGGCTCAGCACTTAAAGTCTAGGTCTGGCCACGTCCAGAACAAACATATACCTCTGCTGAAAGAACTGTTCAGATATGCGATTGCAGAGGGATACAGAGACAATAATCCAGCAACTGAATTACAGCCTAAGGTTGCCGAGCCTCGCCAGCGCAAACGGCACACACTGGAAGGCTTTCAGAAAGTCCGGACATTCGCACCAGAGTGGATTCAACGCACTATGGATATTGCTCTGTACAGCCTGCAGCGCCGGTCTGACCTCATCGCAATGCACCGCGATCACGTCAATCGTGCAAACAAATCAATCAAAATCCTGCAGCAGAAAACCCGTAACTATTCGAACCCGGTTTATATTCAGATATCGATGGGTGATGCACTTTGGAATGCAGTTGATTCGTCATTATCCAGTAACATTCCCTGTCCGTATCTGGTGCATTGCCGGCCGGTCCGGATGTCAGCAAAAGTCCGGGATGCGAAACCCCATCCTTTCGCCGTTCTGCCTGACTACCTGTCAAAGCAATTCAGCAAGGCTCGGGACGCTTCCGGAGCATACGATCACCTGCCGAAAAGAGAACGTCCGACCCTACATGACATTCGTGCACTGGGGATCTTGATGTACTTCAAAGCAGGCTATTCCCTGGAATACATCATGGCCCTGGCTGGCCATGGTAAAGTGACAACGACTGAACACTACATCGCCGGCCACGAACAAATACGACCAGTCGCCGTTAATGCAGACTTATCTCTAGACCAGGTAAATGTTGATGAGATTGACTGGAACAACACCCTTCTCCCCCCAGAAATCGCAAGGTTAGTTGATGAGGGGGAGTGA
- a CDS encoding HNH endonuclease translates to MPRRGGADWSEEELVLALHTYQSNLDQDLVATHPSIVKLSEDLRQAPLNLDWERDASYRPPDGVRSRVGNFRRIANNQLDNVPKSAIAVWDKFGSNSLKLKKRCDQIRTSWQSKKALVPSGVLPFIKGRLYKRSHLHDLWGGSRQSGIAPSAKQKVVFIFTGESGEQHGYEDRWVDGVFRYAGEGQRGDMALNSNNMSIIGHVAAGKDLLLFKQADKRSYVTFEGQMIYTGHDTTRGVDTDGNERELIIFDLVPIEEMASTSNSELENEVDEIDDLGRLRELAMEAATWSGKSKDVQKQYYRRSFAVKNYALRRAAGSCESCKLPAPFETTQNAPYLEVHHVNKLSDGGPDHPDFVIALCPNCHRKAHYSKFAAEYNLELKAKLATLSVT, encoded by the coding sequence ATGCCTAGACGTGGCGGAGCTGACTGGTCTGAAGAAGAGCTTGTGCTCGCGCTTCATACCTATCAATCAAATCTTGATCAAGATTTGGTTGCTACCCATCCTTCAATCGTAAAATTGAGCGAGGATTTGCGGCAAGCACCTTTGAATTTAGATTGGGAGCGAGACGCTTCTTATCGCCCTCCGGATGGTGTTCGATCTAGAGTTGGGAATTTTCGTCGTATTGCCAATAATCAGTTGGATAATGTCCCTAAATCAGCCATTGCTGTGTGGGATAAATTCGGCAGCAATTCACTCAAGCTTAAAAAACGTTGCGATCAGATACGTACATCATGGCAAAGTAAGAAGGCGTTGGTCCCTTCAGGGGTTCTCCCGTTTATAAAAGGAAGATTATATAAGCGTAGTCATCTTCATGATTTATGGGGAGGTTCCAGGCAAAGTGGAATTGCGCCGTCAGCAAAGCAAAAAGTAGTTTTCATTTTTACCGGTGAAAGTGGAGAACAACATGGTTATGAAGACCGATGGGTTGATGGCGTTTTTCGATATGCGGGTGAAGGGCAGCGTGGAGACATGGCGTTAAATTCCAATAACATGTCGATCATCGGACATGTAGCTGCTGGTAAAGATCTTCTGCTATTTAAGCAGGCTGACAAAAGAAGTTATGTTACTTTCGAAGGTCAGATGATTTATACAGGTCATGACACTACGAGAGGTGTAGATACAGATGGTAATGAGCGAGAGCTAATAATATTCGATCTGGTACCTATCGAAGAAATGGCATCTACTTCAAATTCAGAGTTAGAGAATGAAGTTGATGAAATCGATGATCTGGGAAGGCTGCGAGAGTTAGCAATGGAGGCTGCCACATGGAGCGGTAAATCAAAAGATGTACAGAAACAGTACTATCGACGCAGTTTTGCTGTTAAAAATTATGCTTTGAGAAGAGCTGCAGGAAGCTGCGAAAGCTGCAAACTACCAGCTCCTTTCGAGACAACTCAAAATGCCCCGTATCTCGAAGTGCATCATGTAAACAAATTATCAGATGGTGGTCCTGATCATCCTGACTTTGTGATTGCTTTATGTCCGAACTGCCATCGGAAGGCACATTATTCCAAGTTTGCTGCGGAATATAATTTAGAACTGAAGGCAAAATTGGCAACTTTATCTGTGACGTAG
- a CDS encoding transporter substrate-binding domain-containing protein: protein MIAVVRSLACVLLLLFGTFVHSTPLTLKFFQTDSRYSYRIDLLKLALDKTAATDGPYLLSPITEEMTQARGLQSLEMKQGINIAFLSATTEREARFLSVKVPILQGILGYRIAMIHLRQADVFAGISSLNDLRQLNAGFGSHWADLSILKANQLPVTGVARYPNLFSMLSAGRFDYFPRGINEIYKELEERKPDYPQLTADKGFALYYPYPVFFYVSKDNQALADRLQRGLEQAKADGSFDRLFMQYHREVIKQSGLKHRRIFILNNPDLPADLPLPNTGRWLKKAFEDGHGSMPSSSQPAMGN, encoded by the coding sequence ATGATTGCTGTTGTTCGCTCTCTGGCCTGTGTACTGCTTTTGCTGTTCGGTACCTTCGTACACAGTACGCCTCTGACACTGAAATTCTTTCAGACCGACTCCCGGTACAGCTACCGGATCGATCTGCTTAAACTTGCGCTGGATAAAACCGCCGCAACCGATGGCCCCTACCTGCTCAGCCCGATCACTGAAGAAATGACCCAGGCTCGTGGTCTCCAGTCACTGGAAATGAAACAGGGCATTAACATTGCTTTTCTTTCCGCAACGACAGAACGGGAGGCACGTTTTCTGTCGGTCAAAGTGCCTATCCTTCAGGGCATTCTCGGCTACCGGATTGCTATGATTCACCTCCGTCAGGCGGATGTATTTGCCGGCATCAGCAGCCTGAACGATCTGCGCCAGCTAAATGCCGGATTCGGCAGTCACTGGGCTGATCTCTCCATTCTCAAGGCGAATCAACTGCCAGTCACAGGCGTTGCCCGCTACCCTAATCTGTTTTCTATGCTCAGCGCGGGTCGCTTTGATTACTTCCCCCGGGGCATCAATGAAATCTATAAAGAGCTGGAAGAACGAAAACCGGACTATCCGCAATTAACGGCGGATAAGGGATTTGCGCTTTACTACCCTTACCCGGTTTTTTTCTACGTCAGCAAAGATAATCAGGCACTGGCCGACCGTCTGCAGCGCGGTCTCGAACAGGCAAAAGCCGACGGCTCTTTCGACCGGTTATTCATGCAGTACCACCGGGAAGTGATTAAACAGTCCGGTCTGAAGCACCGGCGTATTTTTATCCTCAACAATCCGGACCTCCCCGCAGATCTGCCACTCCCGAATACCGGTCGGTGGTTAAAAAAAGCATTTGAGGATGGGCATGGCAGCATGCCGTCATCTTCTCAACCCGCAATGGGTAATTAA
- a CDS encoding heme NO-binding domain-containing protein translates to MKGVIFNILEEMVIEKCGMMAWNDILGTLGQDGIYTAGKSYPDDKLFALVGEVSARLELPAEAVVGAFGEFLFDQLARRYPVFLETQPTLKDFLKSIDSVIHVEVRKLYESPDLPSIICHEPDDHTLVMEYRSPRQLCLLAEGLIRGAASRYNEAIEMTHPVCTHQGADHCDLIIRFTEQTA, encoded by the coding sequence ATGAAAGGAGTTATCTTCAACATTCTTGAAGAAATGGTCATCGAGAAATGTGGCATGATGGCCTGGAACGATATTCTCGGCACACTCGGCCAGGACGGCATCTACACCGCCGGCAAAAGCTACCCGGATGATAAGCTCTTTGCACTGGTTGGTGAAGTGTCTGCCCGGCTGGAGCTACCGGCTGAAGCGGTTGTGGGTGCCTTCGGTGAGTTTCTGTTTGACCAGCTTGCCCGCCGCTATCCGGTATTTCTGGAAACCCAGCCGACCCTGAAAGACTTTCTGAAAAGCATCGATTCCGTGATTCATGTAGAAGTCCGTAAACTCTACGAGTCTCCGGACCTGCCATCGATTATTTGCCATGAGCCTGACGATCATACCCTTGTCATGGAATACCGCTCCCCCCGTCAGCTTTGTCTGCTGGCTGAAGGGCTGATTCGCGGTGCGGCCAGCCGTTACAACGAGGCAATTGAAATGACACATCCGGTCTGCACCCATCAGGGGGCTGATCATTGTGATTTAATCATCCGGTTTACTGAGCAGACAGCATGA
- a CDS encoding sensor histidine kinase, with translation MNDEAQAYKTAYARERAARLEAEQLLDDKSRELFLKNQQLEASNKRLKEQHNALMRNEKLATLGTLSAGVAHEINNPLAFVYSNLGSLNGYIGGYQKLLQLVLRWQTDELLKPEQAEALTGLIEAEDLVFISEDITGLLADSQEGLDRLKDIVQNLRRFAHSQDTDWEDVDVIDGLESTLKILNSQLKNTVTVEKHFTELPLVPGKANELNQTFLNIIVNACHAMKNTERPLLRIETRTENEAVLVQITDNGCGMDEKVLKSLFDPFFTTKPVGEGTGMGMSITYSIIKNHQGRLKVASKPGVGSRFSIYLPLKRGESAASDPLSDPQELTEESV, from the coding sequence ATGAACGACGAAGCACAAGCCTATAAGACGGCCTATGCCCGGGAAAGGGCTGCCCGTCTGGAAGCTGAGCAATTGCTGGATGATAAAAGCCGCGAGCTTTTTCTGAAAAACCAGCAGTTAGAGGCGTCTAACAAACGGCTGAAAGAACAGCATAACGCGCTGATGCGTAACGAAAAGCTGGCAACGCTGGGCACCCTGTCTGCCGGCGTTGCCCATGAAATCAATAATCCGCTGGCATTTGTTTACAGTAACCTGGGCAGCCTGAATGGTTATATCGGGGGATATCAGAAGCTGCTGCAACTGGTACTGCGCTGGCAGACTGATGAGCTGCTGAAACCGGAACAGGCTGAGGCACTCACCGGGCTGATAGAAGCCGAAGATCTGGTGTTTATCAGCGAAGACATCACCGGCCTGCTGGCGGACTCACAGGAGGGTCTGGACCGCCTGAAAGACATCGTACAGAACCTCAGACGCTTTGCACACTCACAGGATACTGACTGGGAAGATGTGGACGTTATTGATGGTCTGGAAAGCACTCTGAAAATTCTCAACAGCCAGCTGAAAAACACCGTCACTGTTGAAAAACATTTTACAGAATTACCATTAGTGCCCGGCAAAGCTAACGAACTGAATCAGACCTTTCTCAATATCATTGTGAATGCCTGCCACGCCATGAAAAACACAGAACGGCCACTGCTGCGCATTGAAACCCGAACTGAAAATGAAGCAGTCCTTGTTCAGATTACGGACAACGGCTGCGGGATGGATGAAAAAGTACTGAAATCCCTGTTCGATCCTTTCTTTACCACCAAACCTGTGGGCGAAGGCACCGGCATGGGAATGTCGATCACCTATTCCATCATCAAAAATCATCAGGGGCGTTTGAAAGTGGCCAGTAAGCCGGGGGTTGGCAGCCGCTTCAGTATTTATCTGCCACTTAAACGGGGCGAATCTGCAGCCAGCGATCCGCTGTCAGACCCTCAGGAACTGACAGAAGAGTCAGTTTAA